The genome window ACTCGCTTTTTATTGGTTTCAGGCTTGGTTTCTGCCTATTTCTAGCTTGCGCTGGCTCGTCTTATGTTTTGCCCTGATCTGCTCAGTATTGCCCGCGATCTTTACTGGCACTGTAATTTCTCCAAAGGCGGTATCCGATCCTTGGTTCAAAGGGCACTTTATTGTGGCCACCATTTCAGTTGGTTTATTAAGTCTTGCGGCTTTACATGCCATGTTGATGAGCGTGCAAGATCGCGCTTTACATCGCCAGCTTGCGGTGATTCCAAACGGGCGAGTAGCTCGCTGTCTCGAGGGCCTACCTCCTTTAATGACAATGGAAAGTCTTTTATTTAATTTGCTCTATGTTGGCGTGGCACTGCTCAGTTTGACGGTGTTTTCGGGTTTGTTATTTTCGCAAACGCTATTTGGCAAGCCCTTGGTCTTTGACCACAAAACTATTTTTGCCTTGATCTCATGGGTTTTATTTTCCGGCCTGTTGATTGCTCGTTGGCGTGTTGGTCTGCGGGGGCGCGTTGCGGTTCGCTGGGTCCTGAGCGCCTATACCGCCTTGTTGCTAGCCTATGTTGGCAGCCGTTTTGTTTTAGAAGTCATCCTTCAAAGAGCGTGATGCTTTGATCAAGTGGCTTTTTCTATTTAGCCTTGCTGCCATTTTTTACCTTTGGCTGAAAGGGAAAAAGCAGGTTCAGTTTGATAGCGAGCAGGCTAACAAGGCAAGCGCTAAGCAGGCCAAGATCCCCGACCCAGAAGTAATGGTGCAATGTCAATATTGCTCCGTTCATCTGCCCAAGTCAGATGCGATTGCGAGAGAGAAGTGCTTTTATTGTTCGCAAGCCCATTTGCAATCTTTAGATGCGACAGGTTGGTTGGGGTCTGCTGCTTGGAGACTTTCACCAAATCAAGACTCTCGACCCCAGGGTGTAGATCCTGATTTACTAGTGATTCATCACATTAGCTTGCCACCAGGCGGCTTTGTGGATCGTAATTGCACTGGGTTTATTGTGGATTTTTTTCAAAACAAGCTTGATTCATCGTTGCATCCCTATTTCCAAGAAATCGCAGAGCAAAAGGTGTCTAGTCATTTTTTAATCTCTAGGCAGGGTGAGGTGTTTCAGTTTGTTTCCACTCAAAATAAGGCCTGGCATGCTGGTCTGTCCTCTTTTTTCGGGCGCGAGAAGTGCAATGACTTTTCAATTGGAGTGGAGTTGGAGGGAGATTCTGACCATCCCTTCGAAGATATTCAATATCAAGCGCTTGCCAAGCTAACCAGCGAACTTCAGGCTATCTATCCAAATCTGCATTTTGCAGGGCACAGTGATATCGCCCCAGGAAGAAAGACTGACCCTGGCATTCAGTTTGATTGGGAAAAATTTCAGGCCAAAGCCGACATTTCTGTCGATAAATTACCCTTCGGATTGCATTCACGCTAGGGTTGATAATTAGTATGTGAGCATACGCTTACTTTCTTGCCCTTTAGCTAAAAAGGGCTGAAAAATACGCACCAAAATGATTCCTAAATTGTTGGAAAACCTAGGAAAAATACTTATAAATATTCATCAGAAATGACTTACTAATTTCCGAATATTTCCCTATACTTAGTACCAAATGCACTTCGAGACACTAGATGTAGTGTTTGAATACAGCAATACCCCATTGTTTTTTAACGTTTTTTTGTCCAAATAACTATATATAAGCAGGAAAAATATGACATATGCCAACCCACAGACAGCAGGACAGACTGCCGGCACAAATAATCCGGGAATGAATCCCTCAGAATCCATGAATCAAGCACCTTCAGCCGGCTTTGTTGCTGGTGGAGTTGGCGGCAGTCAGGCGACCCAATTGTCTGATTACAAAATTATTCGCCGCAATGGTTCGGTAGTTGCATTTGAGCCATCCAAAATCGCGATTGCTGTAACCAAGGCATTTTTGGCGGTTAATGGCGGTCAAGGCGCTGCTTCTGCTCGTGTACGTGAACAAGTTGAGCAATTGACGCATTCAGTGGTTCGCGCATTGTTGCGTAGCCGTCCAAATGGTGGAACTTTCCACATTGAAGATATTCAAGATCAGGTCGAGTTGGCTTTGATGCGCAGTGGCGAGCATAACGTTGCTCGTGCTTATGTTCTTTATCGTGAAAAGCGTAATCAAGAGCGTGCTACACAGCAGGGTATTGCACAAGAAACTCAAGCGGCGACTCAAGCCGGCGAATCAGGTCTCAAGGTAACCGACAACGGTGTAGAGAAGCGGTTGGATATGGCTGCGTTGCGCACCATCATCGAGGCTGCTTGTGAAGGTTTGGGAACCCATATTGATGCAAGCCCAATCATCACTGAAACTATCAAGAATTTGTACGATGGCGTGCCAATGGCTCAAGTGTATGACTCAGCAATTTTGGCATCACGCACATTGATTGAAAAAGATCCTGCATATAGCCAGGTAACTGCGCGCATCTTGATGCACGTGATCCGCAAAGAAATTTTAGGTCGCGAAGTATTGCAAGGCGATATGCAAGCTGAGTACAGCACGTATTTCGCTAAGTACATTAACGAAGGTATTTCTGCTGAGTTGTTAGATCCACGTATGCGTGAGTTTGATCTCCCGCGTTTGGCTGCGGCATTGAACGCTAGCCGTGACTTGCAGTTCAACTACCTTGGTTTGCAAACTTTGTATGACCGCTACTTCTTGCATATTGAAGATCGTCGCATTGAAATGCCACAGGCTTTCTTCATGCGCGTTGCGATGGGCTTGTCCTTGAATGAGTTGGATCGCGAGCGTCGTGCAATCGAGTTCTATGAAATCCTGTCTACATTTGATTTCATGTCCAGCACGCCAACGTTATTTAACTCTGCAACAACACGCCCACAGTTGTCTAGCTGCTACCTGACTACAGTGGATGATGATCTTGATGGCATCTACGAAGCGTTGAAAGAGAATGCACTCTTATCTAAGTTTGCTGGCGGTTTGGGTAATGACTGGACTAACGTTCGTGCTCTGGGAAGTCATATCAAAGGCACTAACGGTAAATCACAAGGTGTTGTGCCATTCCTCAAGGTGGTAAATGACACAGCCGTTGCAGTGAACCAAGGTGGTAAGCGTAAGGGTGCGGTTTGTGCCTACTTAGAGACATGGCACTTGGATATTGAGGAGTTCTTGGAGTTGCGTAAGAACACTGGTGATGACCGTCGTCGTACGCATGACATGAATACCTCCAATTGGATTCCTGACTTGTTCATGAA of Polynucleobacter sp. AP-Nino-20-G2 contains these proteins:
- a CDS encoding ribonucleoside-diphosphate reductase subunit alpha, which codes for MNPSESMNQAPSAGFVAGGVGGSQATQLSDYKIIRRNGSVVAFEPSKIAIAVTKAFLAVNGGQGAASARVREQVEQLTHSVVRALLRSRPNGGTFHIEDIQDQVELALMRSGEHNVARAYVLYREKRNQERATQQGIAQETQAATQAGESGLKVTDNGVEKRLDMAALRTIIEAACEGLGTHIDASPIITETIKNLYDGVPMAQVYDSAILASRTLIEKDPAYSQVTARILMHVIRKEILGREVLQGDMQAEYSTYFAKYINEGISAELLDPRMREFDLPRLAAALNASRDLQFNYLGLQTLYDRYFLHIEDRRIEMPQAFFMRVAMGLSLNELDRERRAIEFYEILSTFDFMSSTPTLFNSATTRPQLSSCYLTTVDDDLDGIYEALKENALLSKFAGGLGNDWTNVRALGSHIKGTNGKSQGVVPFLKVVNDTAVAVNQGGKRKGAVCAYLETWHLDIEEFLELRKNTGDDRRRTHDMNTSNWIPDLFMKRVMEGGDWTLFSPSNTPDLHDKYGKAFEEAYVTYEKKADAGELKPFRRIPAQQLWRKMLGMLFETGHPWITFKDPCNIRSPQQHIGVVHSSNLCTEITLNTNESEIAVCNLGSVNLTAHMTTDASGKMILDHEKLQRTIRTAMRMLDNVIDINYYAVAKARNSNLKHRPVGMGIMGFQDCLHMQRIPYASDEAVKFADTSMEAVCYYAYQASNELAEERGVYSTYKGSLWDRGILPQDSVAMLAAERGGYLEVDSSSTMNWDGLRARIKQYGMRNSNCVAIAPTATISNIIGVSACIEPTFQNLFVKSNLSGEFTVVNEYLVRDLKDRGLWDEVMIADLKYFDGTLSKIDRVPQDLRDLYATAFEVEPSWLVEAASRRQKWIDQAQSLNIYMGGASGKKLDDTYKLAWLRGLKTTYYLRTMAATHVEKSTVASGQLNAVSSGGGLNGTDAAAAQEADGPVCTMRPGDAGFEECEACQ
- a CDS encoding inner membrane protein YpjD — translated: MDILGYSSSAWLPSALYLLLLLFLGSRTEKKMESTAFAGVIQIAILFILVVHGIQLHDSVFTPQGFVFGFAQDLSLIAWVGLAFYWFQAWFLPISSLRWLVLCFALICSVLPAIFTGTVISPKAVSDPWFKGHFIVATISVGLLSLAALHAMLMSVQDRALHRQLAVIPNGRVARCLEGLPPLMTMESLLFNLLYVGVALLSLTVFSGLLFSQTLFGKPLVFDHKTIFALISWVLFSGLLIARWRVGLRGRVAVRWVLSAYTALLLAYVGSRFVLEVILQRA
- the ampD gene encoding 1,6-anhydro-N-acetylmuramyl-L-alanine amidase AmpD, translating into MIKWLFLFSLAAIFYLWLKGKKQVQFDSEQANKASAKQAKIPDPEVMVQCQYCSVHLPKSDAIAREKCFYCSQAHLQSLDATGWLGSAAWRLSPNQDSRPQGVDPDLLVIHHISLPPGGFVDRNCTGFIVDFFQNKLDSSLHPYFQEIAEQKVSSHFLISRQGEVFQFVSTQNKAWHAGLSSFFGREKCNDFSIGVELEGDSDHPFEDIQYQALAKLTSELQAIYPNLHFAGHSDIAPGRKTDPGIQFDWEKFQAKADISVDKLPFGLHSR